From the genome of Nicotiana tabacum cultivar K326 chromosome 17, ASM71507v2, whole genome shotgun sequence:
AAAGGAAACAAGATCAAATATCGCAAGAACAATGCTAAATCAAAGGATGTCAAGGCCataaaaaaggaaacaagatCAAGTGCAGCGGCTAAAGGAAGTCAGGCCCTACTTAAAGGATTGATTTGGAATCTGGAGATCCTGAAGATTGATCAACCTAGTCAATCCACAAATCACTCCCTTGATTATGGATATGAAAAGGAATGACGTAAATGAATCCAGCTCATCTCTTGTGCATGATTCGGAGGAACCCATTGGGTCAAATCTCTTAGATTATTTTGTGCCGCAATCAAGGGTCAATCAGTAACGGCAACTCAAAACTCTCCTATAAGAAGATTGGCAGGCTCAAGAATTCAACTATGCAACTTATCATTGTTTTCTATTTCTTCCTAGTTCTTAGCACAAATATTGTATTCCTAAGTTTACTAGTGTCTCAAAAGATAGGAAGTGTTAGGAAGCAAAAAAAGAGTTGTGTCAAGCTTATAAAGCATTGTCGTTGAAAATTGTTGGTGGTGAACGATCCATAAAACCACTACTACTGTAACCAACTATTGAAGATCTAAGAGAACACTTGTGACCCAAGGGAACTGGATGTAGGTACCATACTGGTACTGAACCAGCATAAAACTCATGTGTTCTCAGTCTTTAAATTCCTTGCAATTTACTTTTCATCGTCAATCGAACCTGCTGATAAAGAGAAGTCGACTAAATCTCTTCTAAGTCGACTAAGTTTTTTAAATTAGTTACAATTCACCCCCACCCCCCTTGTACTttcaccaactaggtgggagaaatgcaacaacaacaataacaacaacaacatactcagtattatcccacaccgtagggtctgggagggtagtgtgtacgcagaccttacccctaccttgtgaggatagcgaggttgtttccaatagacccccggctcaggaaagcataagcaccccattaatgaaaatatagacaagaagggacagtaccaaaaatccatataaaagcagaataaaaacaacaagatagtaaggtgatcaataatgtaagaaaacaacggttagtcataaaaacctactaccaacagaaagcaagactgcgtgccaatattactgttatgaacactctaaaCTACcgactctactaccctaatcctcaaccTCCATACTTtcatatcaagggtcatgtcctcagtcagCTGAAGTtgtgccatgtcttgcctaattacctctccccacctcttctttggcctacctctacctctctatAGGCCCTCCagtgtcaacctctcacacctcctcactggggagtctgtgctcctcctcctcacatgaccaaaccacctaagccgcgcttcccacatgttgtcctcaataggggccacactcACCTTATCGCAAAAagcctcatttctgatcctatctaacctggtgtgcctgcacatccatctcaacatcctcatctctgccacctttatcttctggatatgaacgatcttgactggccaacactcagccgcatacaacatcgttggtctgaccaccactctgtagaacttacccttaagtttcggcaccttcttgtcacacaaaataccggaagcgagtctccatttcatccatcctgccccaatacgatgtgtgacatcttcatcaatctccccatccccctgaataatagacccaaggtacttaaaactacctctcctagggatgacctgcgcgtccagcctcacctccccttcctcaccttgagtctcgccactgaacttacactccaggtattctgtGTTGGTCCTGCTCCACTTTAAACCTTTAGATTCAAGGGTTTACCTCCATACCTATAATTGCGCATTCACACCGTCTTGCgcctcgtcaatcaatacaatatcatctgtaaatagcatgcaccatggcacctccacTTGGATGTGACGTGTTAGTACGTCCATCaccaaagaaaacaaaaaaggccTGAGTACCGACCCCtaatgcaaccccatcataaccggaatggtctttactccatcatacatgtacttaatcaacctaacgtaggAAACATGTACACCTCTTACCTCCAAACATATCCACAAAACCTCTATcggaactttatcgtacgccttttctaagtcgatgaacatcatatgcaagtccttatttctctccctatactactcaatcaatctcctaacaaggtggatggcttttgtagtcgaacgccccggcataaacccaaactggttctcggaaatagacacactcctcctcacccttagctctaccactctctcccaaactttcatagtatggctaagcagcttgataccccgatagttattgcaattttggatatcacccttgttcttgtatacaggaatcatcgtgctccacctccacttttcgggcatcttcttcgttctaaaaataacattaaataacctagtgagccacttCAATCCTTCCTTGCTCACACTCTTCTAAAACTCCAGTGGGATTTCATCCGGCCCGGTCActttgcccctgctcatcttacgcaaatccccctcaacttcatcaactctaatacgcctacaatacccaaagtcacaacgactcccggagagttccaaatcacccagtacaatgctcatgtccccctcctcgttcaagagactatggaagtatGTCTGACATCTCCATAAGCCCCTCATCCAATAAGactctaccttcttcgtccttgatgcacttcacttggtccaagtcacgcTCCTTCCTTTCTCATGCCTTGTCTAAcctgaacaacctcttatccccACCTTGGCCCTCGAGTTCCTCACACAAATGACTAAAAGTTGCTTGGCCGCCGTAACTGCTAACTTTTcctctttcttagccaacttataatGCTCCCTATTCGCCCTCTTCTCCTCCTCTTCTACACTTTCCACTAGCTTCAGATATGCTACTTTCTTGATTTTCACTTTTCCTTGCACCTATCCATTCCACCACCATTCTCCCTTATGACCACTAGAGTAACCATttgagacccctaatacctctctTGTGGCTTCCCTAATGCACTGTGTAGTCATGGTCTACATAGCGTTTGcatccccactactcctccaagcccTCATAGTCACCAGCCTAACCCCCAACGCATGCACTTTAGCTTccgtcaaggctccccacttAATCATATGTTGGCTATACATCGCCTTCTTCCTCATCTTCCTCCTGATCTCAAGGTCCATGACCAGGAGCCTATGAAGGGTCGACAAGTTCTCACTCGGGATGACCTTGCTATCCGTGCAAAGACCTCTATCGGACTTCTTGCAGAGtaaataatcaatctgagtcttgGCCACCGAATTCTGGAAGGTGACCAAGTGCTCCCATCTTCTTCGGGAAActcgagtttgctatcaccaaatcaaatgctCTAGCAAAGTCCAGCAGAGACGTTCCTTCTCCATTTCTATCACCAAAACCAAAGCCACCATGCACATCATCATACCCCCTAGACATCGCTCAAATGTGGCCATTGAAATATCCTCCGATGAAAAACTTCTCAGTATGCGGGATACCACGCACCATCTCATCCAAATCCTCCCAAAAATACCTCTTGTCTAGGGAGGATTTGGATGTGGAGTAAAACCTCCAACAACTAGCTTAATAGTCATCAGCATGTCATTCACCCTCCTAACCTCCACCGCTAGTTCACGGAGGTCCTTATCAACCAAGATACCTACCCCGTTCCTGCCCCCACCCTTCCAGAATACCAAAGTTTGAAACTGACCACATCCCGTGCCTTATCTCCTACCCACCTAGACTCCTGTTCAcaagctatattaatcttccttttCTCGAGAATCTTCGCTAACTCTACCAGTCAAAGTTCCTATGTTCCAAGACCCCACTCTCAGCCTATTAGCTCCCTTAGCCCTCTTACCCTCCTTACCCCCGCACCTCCTCTCCTACGCTGACCACCCCGAGGACAAGACCTTACCCTACCATCGTTCACTAAAGCCACTATAATCTAGGAGTCATTACGCAAGCACTATCTCGAAATcaagagacaaaaataaaataaattactgAAATATGATCTACCACTAAAGgaactataatctacaactaaaggtCAGAAAATCAAGTGaagaaataaaacaaaggaaCTAAAGGAACTATAATCCACAactaaaagatagaaaaataggtgaagaaataaaacaaagaaactAAAGGAACTATACTCTACAACTAAAGGATATAAAAATAGGTGAAGAAATATAATACAAGAGCTAAAGAGGGTTATAATCTATAACTAAAGGTCACAAAaacaatttacaaaactagaacaGAACTACTAGGGGATATTTAAAATAAAGATTCAAAATAAAGATGTAAACAGGTAGATAACAATATGAATCACTAATGCAATTAATTTAACAATGCTAGGGTAAATACTAACTAAAGAATCAAGAACATAATATGCAGGCAAGGAGATACAATTATGCTAAAATATCAAACTATTAAAATATCAATACAAGAGAAGAACAATAGAACCCGGATTGCAGCCCTTGAAGTCAACGGAAATCTGGCTGGCGGTGATGGATTGCGATGAGCTGGGGCAATACTCTATGTATTTCTCGTTCAAATACGAAGAAGAAACTTCGAATATTATTTGTGTTTTCTCTGGAATTTAGACCAACCAAGAAATCTGAAAATGGaccaaaatgaaaagaaaaacccTAAATATTTTCTGCCTCTCTTCTCCGAAATCTGAATCGGAATCTTGAGGGAAAACCAATTAGGGGCCAACAAATCATAGCAACTCAGCGTGAAACCAGAGGAAAGATTCTCATTTTACCGTGAAGCAAACTCAAAAACCCTTTGGTAACCACACGGAGGCTAATAAGGAGAATAAAAGTCAAGAAATTGAGGGAGGAGGTAGCACGGCGACCGGAAGATGGAAATGAAGGAGAATGAAAGTCGAGAAATTTAATACCGATCTTTTTCTCGATTTGGTCAATTGATTCGTTGGTGTCCTGTATGATTCGATTAAGCCTCAAGATTGTCTTGATTGTGCAATCTTTCTTTCTTGATCAATGTGATTGTTTGAGTACAGGAGTGGTCAATCTAATTTTGACTGAAGAGACCCAGCAAACTGTTTAGAGAATACAAGAAATATTAGCCGAAGTAACAGAGAGCGTGAAGAAATTGGAGTAGAATCCAATtacaacaatgaaaaataggcaGAAGAAGATAATATGAGAATTGAAATTGAGAAGAAGATTTGATTAGCTAAAAGAATAGGGATCTCTGTTCCACCAAGTTTTCGCAAAACGGAGAGAGAAGAAAGAATTACTCCTATGAAATTAGGAAGAACAAGTGGCGGAAGAGCAGTCGTAGTTGAAGAAAGGGATTAAGAAGTTCGTTCGCCAGAATGTTTAGTCCATTGTGAATCcaggtgggagaaatgccaataacaataaaaaatataaagtgGGAGGCATACAGGAAGCAACAACGAACAAAGCAGTACATATGGACAACGGAAACAGACTGAGAAAAAGGCATAGAAATTATAACAGCAATTAGGAAAGAAGAATATAAATTTCACTAATTAGCATGGTAGAAGACTTAGATGCAAATAGAACAAACAAGAAGAAAATCATaatatttgcaagttaaacagATAGAAGGCATGGATAACACAACAACACTTGGGGTAGAGGATACCGACAGAACAACGACTACAtttcacatagaaaacataggtgtacaataacagctcaagataaaggcatgaatgtataaacaacgaaaagatatcacaatataatgcatgtctctcgtcctcgcatACACGGAAACACCtttcgtgccatgaacatatgataatataaaaataatggcacgacatcacccttcatgcttttactctcatcctcacatgataatataaatgaagtGGCACGgtattatccttcgtgcataataatgtagatgaatggcacggcatcacccttcgtgctttatacttttcctcacatgataatataacggaaatggcacgacatcacccttcgtgctttacactctttctcacatgataatgtatatgaaatggcatggcattacccttcgtgctttacactcttccttaccaagcacatatatatcattaacaagcaaggtaggaagcacagataacatcaaggagagtgtttaaacgaatgTTCCAAATTGAACATCAATCGCGGCTTTCAAGCCAATCACAATTTAATGAAACTCAAGTACtttattattcaagtatttcaacaagtctcaaaaaCGATCTTCAACtcaaatatagaatttaaaatcTCAAGAATAACGATGGTAGCGATGTATTTGTGATTGAGTATAATAATGACCGGATTTAGCACATCAATAATTTTTACACAAGTCCGTTAGATTTTTAATCAAATTATAATAAGACAAATCATGGTTTCTAGCATTTAATATCATATTCATAGAAATCTAGAAGTCAAAGAAGACATGAAACAAGAGTGTCATATAATTCTACAAAGCATAATAAGTCgtataatttacccccgagcatgattaaccctggcacatgcatatatgctcgtcacctcatatatgtatcatcctcacatgtagcaaacaatggaaattaatagaaaaaatttcctcaacaaagttaggcaaaaaaCTTAACTCAAACAAGCTAATTCGATAGACTGGGAGCGCCATCCCGCTCAAATCatcctccgaacgactcgaaactagccaaaagcaaaattaaagaatCAAATTTAAGAGTTTAAGCAAACGATCCTAAATTAAACATAAAGTGATTCGAGCATTCAACAGACCATGGATAGGTCAATAGACTAACAAGAATGTAATGACGTTTTAAAATATGTATAGTACTAGGCTAAATAGAAATATTCATTACACTTAAACATGATTCTTAAATGTATAGGACTAGGCTAAATAGAAATGTTCTACACATTCTAGTAAATCTACATCAATACACTTAACAGGAAATCATGTATACCCATAACAAACTAAATAGATTAAACACATTATAGGACAATTAAACACcatatttgcatttttattgaCTCTAGGTTGTtacaaaatgtaaaaaaaaaacataCCTAAACGTGGAAGAATCAGCTagataaacaaaacaaaggacTGAAATTAAGAAGTGGAACCCAACAGAAAAGCCAACAATCACAGCTCTGAAAATTTTGTTCACCATTTGAATCCTAGAAAATACTTGAAAGCAACAAAAAGGAGTCCTAGAATGGCCACAATAGTAGAAATGGAGCAATACTAACAATGTTCccctttttttttatgtttttgtttttttaataattttttgttatgtttcaaattcaaatttttttccTCTGAATTCCAGACCTTTTAGCTATCGCGTGTGTGAGTCAGTGCCAAAGTGAGAAAAGGATTCTGGATTTTTTTTAGAGAATTCTTTGTGTGTGTGCGCTCAAAAACGTGAGTGAAAGAATGAGAGTGAGTAGTAAGGTTTTTGGTTTTCAAAGGAGAAGGAGGTCTGTTTCGATTTTTTTGGAGAAGATGAATTGGGCGGCCAAGTTTTTTGCCCATGGGAGGGGATCTGATCTTTTTCTTTGTCCTCTAGGGAGTAGAGGAGTGAAATTAAGGTCCCCTAATATAGTGGGGGAGATGAGTGTTTTAAGAGAAGAGTGGGTCAGGCCAGATGGATTGGGCTTCTAAAGGGATGGGCTTGAAACAATTACAAAATTAGTCACTCTAGactcaaattttaattaaaaccaattTGTGTGGctaaactattatatatattttactcACTAATTGACTAATaacctaattaattaactaacctaagaatgtatttttttggtttttttagaTATTTAAATAATGCATTTAACAATgtaattaaatcataaaaatGTAATTTAAAATCTAAAATGCTATAAAATTAAGAATtgaatatttttatgattttctatgatttttaaaCAACTCTAAATATGCATGAACAACTCTAAACTATTTTGGAATATTTTTAGGAGTGATTTGCATCACGGCAAAAATTAGGTACTCGCAGCTGctcctctttgctcggaaacacgaagagttttcgggcaacgATAAAGTGAGCTACGAGCAATATTTTCCCGTTTGACACTCCATTCGGATGCGTTTTGAAAATGTTTGACCAAACCTTGCTTCAGAGATCGCCTGcatatctttggctataaaggaatcaggtctgtATCATGTACAACTCTTACCATCAATTTTTGGATGTAGAGCTGAAGCTTACCTACCACTTGGGATGCCATACACTCCAAGTTAAGAGATGCAACAGTGTGCCAGGGTGACATCCATGGAGGGCAAGTGGGCAACTCGCTGTAAGTGATAAGAGTGTTGGATAGAATGGCCATAAACCTAGTGCCTTATATCATGTGCCAGCAAAAGTGAAGTATTCCCTATGTTCCATTTTATATGACACTCTTCTTTTTAGCATGTCCAAAATGAATTACACTTTTCTACATTTGGAAACTCTATAACTTTAAATTTTCTAGTTTACCCTTAATTAATTGCTCTTATAACCACAAAAATATCATGTCTTTTGGTATGTttcagaagtttttctttatttctttctttcttaaattgtGCAGTCAAAAACCGTCACGTAAAATTAAACGGAGGTAGTAATAATTAGATAAATGCAAGTCccaagtggggggggggggggggagaaccTATGGAGGATTTGGGATAAGAGAACTTCAAGTTGCACAACAAAAGCTAACTTTATCAAATAGCTTGTGAGATTTAATATTGAACAAGAATCTTCAAATAAGGAAAAGTATGGCATGGAAGGGCACCGGACGACTGAAATAGTGTCTACCTCTTATGGCGGCACTGTGGATGCATGCATATTACTTAACAACTAATAACAGAATTCCAAAACTTGGTAAGATTGGAAGTTGGGAATGGATGTAAATTAGGACTATTATGACAGGACTCGTAAATCGTGCAAGCTGTTTAGAAAAATTAATTTCCTGCCAAAGAGATGCTACAATTGCAGACTGCAGAAATAACAATGGACGGCTGATTAAGTCCAGAGGATTGGGAAGTCGATAGAGTGGAACTTCTCTTGCATAAACAAGAAGAACAGAATACATCTGAAGCTGATTCTcaatttggaaagaaaagaaagatgagaaATTCACCGTGAAATCATGCTACAACATACTGATTGGCACAGAAGAAAGGAAGCTAATAACATACGTCATAGATGTTATGTTACATGTGCAGAAGATCTCTAGAGTTCCCCAATCATTTTTTATACTCTTTAGCAATACTTAGCAGAAATGGTATCTATTTCTCAACCTGTTGGAGTGCACTGGGTGATGTCAAAGACATCAAAGATAGCCTTTCGAACCTCGGATGGATAGACAGTGAGAGGAAAACTGATAAGACTGGATAACTGTACTCCTGTTTCTATGGACAACATGGCTGGAGAGCAACAACTGTCGATAACAACAGTTTGGTATAACCCagactcggtatattatttgcaTATACCGCACTGGACATTATAGATTCCCCATTTCCTTATGATTAATGAAAATTTACCTTCTTATTAAAAAAACAATACCTAAGAGTCTAAgaccagtgttgtcaaaggcgatAAGCTTTAAAAAAGTGTTTTAAGGTctattggggctttaagcgcaaaacGCAATTAAGGTGTGGTCTTTAGTAAAACAAAGCGcaatgaagaaaaataaagatatatatgtAATGCAGGAAAAAAAGTAACAAATTCATTCATAATGTTTCCTTTAACAATCATTATATCTCTTTGCTAATTATACTTTATTGCTTAGTACCGCTCGATAAGACATAGAATGCATGACCTATAAGACGTACGCCTTAGCGCAGCTTAAGCGAGGCGAAGGGCCCTCCTTGAGCTTTATTGAGCTACAGGGCTTACACTCGTTTTAAatgagcctttgacaacactgccTAAGACAAACGATAGGGAGTTAAAAAGTCTAAATTACTAATCCGGAACAAAATGACAACAAATATAATTACACAATGAGTCAAGCAAAAAACATAACAGGATCATGAAGCATAAGAATATTAGATTTTTTCTTTTGACAAATGGCATCCGACCTAACTGCGTGCAGCTAGACTATTTTATCAGGTACCTGCTACTCCCATCAGCACAAGGAACGAGTAAAAAATATCGAATAATTTGTTATTCTCATTCTTTGGATAATTTATACGAATCTTTGTCACCCATTTCAAGTGCAATTGATTTGGCGCTCCTATTGCTACAAACcagtaaaatatataaataaggaAATAGTTAAAAGTAAACAAACAGCATGTTGGCGAGTGTCGGCGTTGATGCGCTGAATCCAAAGGGAACGCATATCCCTCTTCTTGTTTCGACGGTATCTATATAAGTACTGAAGTTCTTTCTCCACTCTCTCCCTTGCTATTCTAATACAGTTCTTGGCTCACCCTCTGAAACCTTTTGCTAGCTTCAATACCTCCTTCTTGTTCATCTTTTAACTTCTTGGCAAGACTTGGGTTTGTGTTGAAATGTGCAAAGGTATGCACACAAAATGGTACATACAGCAAAACAAGTGTGTGTAGATTATGTCTGCTATTAAGAATGTATCTGTATATACAAAGGTCCATTTGCTCACGATTTTGGCACTCTGCACCctcgtgtttttttttttttttttaataataaaaaatccaTCATTATGATGGAGAGGTTAGGCATGACCTGGTTGTATATATCAAAGTTAACAACAACCCGGAGGAGGACATAAACCTTTGCCTCACTTACACAGCGTAAATTGGTGTACACCAATCTAATGAAATATTGTATACATATGACTATTTGAAGAGTGGAGGACTCCTCCTTACACTTTGATAATTTCATCAGCACAATCAAATCCATAACAAAATCAAATTGTGACATCATTGATTGTGAACTGATTCTTCTTTTGTCTAAATCTGAAGTTCGGCATGTTGTCTTGATCTAACTTCAAGGAAGCTCTAATTTTCATAGGAAGAGAAACAACTTGGTTGAAGATATGAAACGTCTTGGAACTTTCTCCCAACTTGGCCAGATGGTCTACAATTGCGTTCCCTTCTCTAAAAATATGTACAAAGAGAAAGTTTCCAGTTTCTGTGACCTCTCTAATCTGCTCAATAATCTGAGTGAGTTGCCAAGGTGGTTTTATCCTTTGGTTTACCAAATTCACAATTAGCATGGAATCTGATTCTACTATAACCTTAGAAAAGCCACAATTACAACACAGTTTGACACCATATAACATAGCCTTAGCTTCAGCTAAGTTGTTATTCCCTTGGCCATAGAACTCTGCAAATGCCTTGATCATCTCACCATTATATTTTTTGATCATTCCTCCACCACCTGTTGTGCCAGGGTTTCCTTTACAACACCCATCCACATTAAAGTTTACCCACCCCATCTCAGGTTTCCTCCAGATGACTGCCTGAAATTGTATACAATGCTTCAAATTCGATATAACCTTACATTTATCAATCCAAAGTTGAGGAAGTTGAAGAGTAGGGAATTGATAATTAATTATCAAAGTCATAAGATTAGAAACTTGTTGAATAATGTGCCATGCTGACATTTTCTTATTCTCAAACATAGCTGCACATCTACTCTTTTAAATATCCCAACAAACGACTGATGGTACACATTGTAATAGAGTTGAATGAACTTCATTATTAGCCTTAGCTATCCACCAATTCATCAAGACGTGTCTAACATGTCCCTGACTGAATTTGACGGCACATACGTTGCAAAAATAGTTCCACACATGTCTTGCAATCTCGTTGCAGGTAAAAAAATGATTGATGGATTCCTCTTCGTGCTTAGTACAACAACTGCATCTGGAAGTGACCATGTTAACTACATCATCTGTAGGAATTCTAGCCTGCAACAACCTCA
Proteins encoded in this window:
- the LOC142171777 gene encoding uncharacterized protein LOC142171777; translated protein: MDSKKNAEMSIFCKIGRGDVSFWWGNWTVLGAANIVPGGRTSKNTKVQEFIHEGAWMRDKLMGKVSESTVNTIQKIKINVDKRDYPIWLLEKTGEFTCKSAWQNLRRKGCGTFTSSRIWHKQIPFKISFFMLRLLQARIPTDDVVNMAVIWRKPEMGWVNFNVDGCCKGNPGTTGGGGMIKKYNGEMIKAFAEFYGQGNNNLAEAKAMLYGVKLCCNCGFSKVIVESDSMLIVNLVNQRIKPPWQLTQIIEQIREVTETGNFLFVHIFREGNAIVDHLAKLGESSKTFHIFNQVVSLPMKIRASLKLDQDNMPNFRFRQKKNQFTINDVTI